The sequence below is a genomic window from Penaeus monodon isolate SGIC_2016 chromosome 14, NSTDA_Pmon_1, whole genome shotgun sequence.
TGAAAAGGTTAAGAGTGTAGGGTGACTGGATGAATGGATAGTATCTGTGTctaggaaggaagatgaaaggagatAAGGGAACAgggtgaagtatcaggaagaataTCAGGAGGTAAAAGGGATCAGGAGAAGGACGCCATAGCGACATACGGACTCACTTGAATATCCTGGTGGGAgcggtaaggataatggggaaagaagagggaatggtggTGCACATcgagaaggaaagggtgggaaaatgggagaagaggggtagggagaacttgaggaggaggatggatattggcAAACACTTTGGATGTTGAGCGAATAGGATTAAAAGAATTGGAGGGCGGGATTAGGGAGTGGAGCGTTCTTttgggtcatgtttaggaagttctggatgtcttcaagagtttctgaagGAGAGTTGTGTGGGGAGGTATGAGAAATAAAGGTTTTCTTGTGATGAGAAGAAGGGATAGAAGTCTGGTCGTTCCAGTCTCGTCACAGTGACCTCCAAAatccaagctaaagcattatcaaccctgactGACTTcattggcaaacctattcctggcCAACCTCATCCCTTCCTCAATACCTGCATcggaactgtctccatctccccaacaaactGCCCTGTCTACGTCAAGGATTGgccagattgtggagaagacttactcaccTGCCTCATGATGCAGTATCAGAacaatgctacaccattccccTAGAGGTCAAAATCACTTTACGTAGGcatgacctcccctttaatgtttacattggcggAGAATtcctccctgtccgaccatatcaccccccccccccccccgccttcaatGCCAGGATTGTTGGCGTCTAGACCATCCTGTCAAACACTGCTGTTCCACAGCTTGATGCACTCTATGCGCCCAAACTGGTCATAATCGACCAAATagctctgcacagtcacgcacgtgtgccaactgtggcggctcccaaaatgtattttataggaactGCCCTACCTACAGGTTTGAATCTGAAGTGGCAAGTCTCAGATCCAAACTTGGCCTCCCTTTACacgaagccagacaggaagcacgtcgactcCCATTCCCTATTTTCgtaataagtaaaatatttatGAGAAAAATTAGAATATATGTAGCAATAGATAAGAGTTATTACTAGAAAATATAAAGCAAcgaaataagaaattttattgatataaagtacaaaaatttggtatgataaaaatatatgaaacttttttttctgcaagTGGTAgctaaaagtaataaatattaaatctGAATGAATCTATTATAGAAAATATGATTAGGAGACCAATTATTCCAATCAGTAAGCAGATAGAGATaggaagcaataataatgaataagtcatttgatattaattaatgatagattatggaaatagattttttttttcaatacttaaaTATCTCTTTCCAAAATACGTGTGTATAGTGCGTTATTTTACCATGTTCTTCATCttagaaataaaatgaaacagctACCAATTACGAAACTTTATTATAGAGAATCATCACAAATCCTCTTCGCGTCATCATTGAACTCGCACGTAATACAATTGACCTCACTGCAGATCCAGTCGCGTACAGTCTGCACGTTCGTATACACAGCAGGCAGACCAGGGCGCCCGCATCCGGTGCCCCAGGAGGACACACCCAACAGGTACCCTTCGCGAGTCTTGAGGCCGCCACCCCAGtcgccctggggggagggggggaggggcaggtcgTGAGGAGCGGAATGGAGATGGAATGAAATTGTATAGAATGATATTATGTGATGGGTAATTCAGattaataataacgacattattattattattattattattattattattattattattattattattattattattattattattattattattattgatattatcgtcattatcaatatcattatcattattatcaatatcactatcactattattatcattattatcattatcatcattaatattattatcattatgatagcaattattattattattattattatctttttttttattaataccatcatcatcagtagcagcactatctatcataatcattatcctcatcctcattctcatcactgatggtaataatgaacaaaatataataatgataatattattatcaataattgtaatatcagtaataataatcgtgatgataatgataatgataacaataatgataatggtaacagttataataatgataatagtaacagaaatactactactaataataataataataaaaataattattataacaataacaacaacgacaacaacaacaacaacaacaacaataataacaataataacaataataataataataataataataataataataataataataataataataataataataataataataatgataataatgataataatgataataatgataataatgataataatgataataataatatgataataataatagtaataataataataataataataataataataataataataataataataataataatattaataataataataataatcataatgataataataataataataataataataataataataataataataataataatgatgatgatgatgatgatgatgatgatgatgatgatgatgatgatgatgatgatgatgatgatgatgatgatgatgatgatgatgatgataatgataatgataatgataatgataatgataatgataatgataatgataatgataatgataatgatgatgatgatgatgatgatgatgatgataataatgatactgataacaacaatgatactgataacaataatgattttaataatgataatgataattccaatcaaaaatgataaccatacttacaatcataataatacaaacaacaacgaAAGCAACAATGACCACAATACAGATAACCGACACCGCTAACAATCACGACAGCGGTACGACCCCTCGCCCTTCGCTCTCCTCACCTGGCAGGGGTCAAGTCCTCCGTGAGTGAGGTTCCCCGCGCACATCATGGAGGCGGTGATGGCTTCCCCGTAGGCACCGACGCAGTCTTCGGTCGAGAGGATGGGCGCGTAGGCCATCAGCACCAGGTGGGAGATCTCGCTCACTTCTGCCGTGCGTCCCCAGCCGGCGATGAGGCCCATTTCTGTGAGgggacaaggggagagagaaggagggtgtgagagagagagatgggtagagggggagggagcagggagggaggagtgggtgagggaggagggcgagggaggagggagagagaaagacaagccatccatccatcactccctccctccctccctccctccctccctcccatccatccatcaattccTCCATCCATCTGTCCATACATGCACCCAACCCTCcacctatccacctatccatccctccatccatccacctatccctccatctatccacccatccttccatccatccatccctgcACTCATCCGCCCACCCATCTATCCACCCGACCAACCCGAGAGCCAAAAACCACCAAGGGCCCAACCGTTGTCGTGCGTGAAGACGAAGTGGGGGTGGCCCTGTAGGTGCTTCGGCGGCAGAGGCAAGGGGGCGACCCTCTCGTTGTACAGGAACCAAGGGAACACCCTCAGGAGCGCCACGTCGTTGTTCTGGGTGAAGAGGTCGTACTCGGGGTGGACCTCGATGCGCGTGACCTTCTTGACCTGCTCCCAGCCCTCCGCCTCGTCCAGGTCATATTCCCCCGCCACGACCTGCAGGAGGAGGGTGTTCGGTTTGACAGGTGGTTCTCggtggatggggggaggtggggaggggtgcAAGGGAAGCagttttctatgtatgtatgtatgtatgtatgtatgtatgtatgtatgtatgtatgtatgtatgtatgtatgcatttatgtatgtatttaagtatgtatgtatgcacgtatgtatgtatgtatgtatgtatgcttgtttgtatgtatatatgtatgtatgcatgggagtatgtttgtatttatgtatatatgtatctactagAAGCGAGTCTTTGCGTCTTAgatatttgttttgctttgtatataaatatgcaaaaacccacacagacacacgcacatacttatctaatatttttttcattcaaatacAGCAGAAGAATGgaatatctttgatgttattatattgtatatcataaaataaGTCACAGATTCCATTCTGCACGTCAAAAACTCAATATGTCGTCAGGTCAGAGTCGAGATGGTGTCGGGAAATACACTAAGGATCCCTTTATGgcgctcatttcttttttttctcccgagAAGCAAGGCGGTTCTGATGCTTTTCCATCCACCAGAAAACACGCCTCACATAAATCTACTCGTTTCAAGAGTATGGGGCATCGCGAAGTATGAATATTGGGCAAACGAGCCTAACTCGAAGGTCCCGCGAAATGAGAGTATTAGGCAAGTGACCCTCTCATAAAGGCCCAGCGAGATGTGACGATTATGCAAACGAGCCTCACCTGAAGGGCCCGCGAAACGTGAGTATTAGGCAAGCGAGCCTCACCTGAAGGTACGTGTACGGGTAGCTGTAGCCGGCGACGCAGGAGGCGGAGGTGAGCACCCAGGCGTGGCTGATGACCGTCCCTCCGCAGAAGTGGACGGGATCGGCGTAGTGGCTGTCCTTCAGCGATACCAGCCAAGGCGTGGTACCTGAGGTCGAAGATGGTATTAGGTTACTCATCCCCGTTTATCAGGTATTAGGACACTTTTCCCCGTTTATCAGACGTCGTACATacccgctattttttttttaaacctttgtcTACATCGCACACACTGCCTTTACCGTCTGTTATATCGGCATCTCTACACTAGATCTCCTAATGTTAccctttgtttccccctttcttcgcAAGTATCAACTGACAGGATATTTATGTATAGAACTAAGTAAACAGCATCGTTTCACATACAGGTAACAAACACTGCGGATGCTTTAGTCTAAACCAAGATTTTTTAACGAGCTTTCCCTTCCTCAATGACAACTCTTGATTTTCTGTCGGAACCTTTTCTAATAAGATCATTattgaaacaatataataataatgataataagaataacagtagtaggagtaatgataataataataacaataatattaataacaataatgataataataatagtaatactcataataataatagaaacaacaacaacaattataatgataataatcataataataccaataacaaaaacaacagcaacaatagtaatcataattataatacaaacagtaacattatcaacaacaataaacaaataaataaataaacgacatTTAAATAAAAACTGAATCAGATATACATTGTATCAGTGTGAGAATAAAAACACTGAAAAGCAAAGGATGATATTCAATATACGAgttgaatatctatatatttttttctttatgtttaccTGGTTCTGTTACCTTCCCACCAATTATCTTGTCATCATCGTCGAAAAATTTTGAAGCTTGATGCGGAtctgaaagaaagcaagaaaaagcttgagtcttttctctctctctctctctctctctctctctctctctctctctctctctctctctctctctctctctctctctctgtctgtctctctctctgtctctctctctctctctctctctctctctctctctctctctctctctctgtctctctctgtctctctctgtctctctctgtctctctctgtctctctctctctctcttactctctctctctcttactcaatctctctctctatcctagaGAAAGGTTACTGAATCCAAAAATTAAAATGTCTTTTCCATTGAGCATTTTGATGGCTAGTTATGTCATGAGACACTTATGTACAATCTTTTGATTTGAAATTGCAGTCTTCAACACCACTTTACTACCTTTTTTAAAGCAAAAGAGCTTTGGTAAACCGGTGTAcgcttgtttttatctttctctctctttctccctccctccctcccttttttcctccctcactctctccctccctccctccctctctccctctctccctctctccttccctctctccctccctccctccctccctttcttcctgccccctccctccctcccttcctctcccttacctccctccttctcttcctccctccctcttccttctctccccgctccctctctccctcttcttcccccccctcactcaccgCAATCCATCTTGGGCGTGATACAAGGTAGTGATAAACGTTGAGGCTTATTGCTGTCTGGCTGTCCAAGGTTCCCCTCCGTCAGCGCCGTCAGGAGACACAGCATCAGTAGGGTTAAGGTCCCTTTGCCTGGACGAAGTGTAGTGTAAAGTTTAATTATGTACGGATATGTACACCATATGCACATTTTCtagcataaacatacacaagcaacatacacacatacaagcacacactcttttggacatacacacacacacacacacacacacacacacacacacacacacacacacacacacacacacacacacacacacacacacacacacacacacacacacacacacacacacacacacacacacacacacacacacacacacacacacacacacacacacacacaaaacgataaACATAAATGTTCTGAAGCACACTATTGTTTGGCAATTCTACCTGATTGTATGGGCTATGTATTATATTCTCTTTTAATCATTATCCAGAATCGTGAAATATCCCTTTCAGTGGTAAACTTATATTTCGTATCTTCGATAGAAAAGCAAAATACACACAGATGGATATTTCAGGATTTTCTCGTTCAATTCTTTTAATTTCGATGTCAGTTCATATcgacaatcattatcatttattcatttattatcaatatatatatatatatatacatatatatatatatatatatatatatatatatatatatatatatatatatatatatatatatatatatatatattattgagaatTAGTTCAGCTCACCTGAGGTTGACAGCTTCATGGTGACTATTACAACGACTTATACTACCGACGAAAATACAATAGTCCAGAATTATATCTTTCCTAAAATATGAACGATCGTGATCTCTCGATTTCCCGTCGTCGTCAGCAGAAAGTTTTCAAGTCACACTGAGAAGCTCCTTCTGTTGCTTCGTTCAGTCTCTGTCGTTTTTCCTCAAGACATGAAGGGTGGGCGGCCTCTGCTCTGTCACGAAAGGGTGTTTGTTGAGACGAAGCCACGACCTCGCTCCTCTGCATCACAGGTGGGTCGGGTGGAGAGGCCAGGCGCGGTTCCTCTCGTTCGACCGAAAGGGAGATAGATgggtaggcagatagatggatgggtagataggggagagagagagagagagagagagagagagagagagagagagagagagagagagagagagagagagagagagagagagagagagagagagagagagacggcaaaaaacaaagagagggtggaaaaaaacgagaaagagagaagcctagaaaaagacaaaaggaagaaagataaaagggagaggcCAATAAACGAGAGAGGATGCAGCGAGGATAGTCTTCTCTGGAGGAACGACCGCCGCAAGAGTGCTCGGCTTCGCAAACGCAACTGGCAGACGCGGCCATGTTCCAGCCCtcttaaagccccccccccctcccctcccgccgtcgttcgtctccgttctctctctctctctctctctctctctctctctctctctctctctctctctcttttcgacgGAACCTAAGACCCCGTTACGTAACAGAGcgattgaaaaaagaaaggaagcaaCAGAGAAGCTGATAAGCGTGCAGCGGTGAGCGTCGCGTGGAAGGGCTCCACCAGACAGACTGTCTTCGGTTTTATCAGCAAGGGGCGAGTGCTGGCGTGAGCAGGAAAACCCTAAGTTTTCCCTGTCCTTGGCTCTGTCGATTGGCATGTGAAAGAACTAAAGTATATGACAATAGAAgctaaaatacaaataattagaaTGCAAACAAAAAACCTGAAGGGACTTGGGTCCACCGAGGAGCCGTGGGTCCACCGAAAGACCGATTGTATAATGGGAAATACCCAGTGCGCGGACCAGGTGTGCCACGGGGAGGGACTCGCCGTGCCAGTGTAGCCCCACCCACTGCCACTCACATTTCCTTCCTCCATCAGCCCCACGATTCGCGTGGAATTCATCCAGCCAtgcatcccccttctctctctgtttgtctgtctctgtctctccactGTCTCTGTCACTTcgtggtctctgtctctctcttgtctgtctgttttttttcttctctctctctctctctctctctctctctctctctctctctctctctctctctctctctctctctctctctcgcccctctctctctctctctctctctctctctctctctctctgcttttgtctctgtctccgtctctgtctgtctacccctTACTTGATTTACTTTCAAGtacaaaattgaaaatgaaaataaaaatggaaggaaaacaaggaaaataaatgaaagcacGTTTTGAAAGTCATGcaggaaaattattttattctatatttttatggaTATGAATGAAACAGGAGTAGTagagtgataataaaatgataattgcgATTGTCAatggttttatcatcattagcatgattattgctgttttgttatcaGTTTTAACTCTGtagtatttcattatcattattattattctttttattgttattatttcttataaatgTATCATTTACCattcattaatttgtttttggatatatataaaccttatttttggcatcagtatttttttttcaatatactgaATCAAAAGTTCATACTTATTCTGGCCATTCACAATTGCAGACACCACTCATAGCTTTAGCCCTCAGCTTAAGGAAAGGCTAAAATTATACCGTtttaatcacacgcacacacacacacacacacacacacacacacacacacacacacacacacacacacacatacacatacacatacacatacacatacacatacacatacacatacacatacacatacacacacacacacacacacacacacacacacacacacacgcacacgcacacgcgcacacgcaaatacatatacgtacacacacaattatacaaacCTTTTTACAttctatcattacatattatcccATTATGAATCATAcattctatcattatatattaatcgtatatcattatacatatgccacttttcttcttttatttcaccCTCGGTTTCTGAACATTTaaataccatggcattacacaTTATAAAAGGTACCTCTTGTCTCCTACTTTACTGTTCGTCATGTTATTCTGTTCCACATCACGAACTACCCAAAGAGTGCCAGGAGAGTGCCACTTTTCGAAGGATTTTGACTTTTGGAGGTTCTCCTAGTtacgtctgtcagtctgtctatctatctgtctatctatctacctttctgtgtatgaatgtatgtgtgtatgtatgtatgtatgtatgtgtgtgtgtgtatgtatgtatgtatgtatgtatgtatgtatgtgtgtatgtatgtatgtatgtatgtatgtatgtatgtatgtatgtatgtgtgtatgtatgtatgtatgtgtgtatgtatgtatgtatgtatgtatgtgtatgtgtgtatgtatgtatgtgtatgtatgtatgtatgtatgaatgcatatgtgtgtgtatgtatgtatgaatgtatatgtgtgtgtatgtatgtatgtatgtatgtgtgtatgtatgtatgtgtgtatgcatgtacgtatgtatgtatgaggcaCCTCAACGACCTATAAAacgcaattataatattattttttgaaccTGAGTGTTTCAGAAACAACTGATATAATGTACAATGTATAACAGTATAATTTATGACAGTAAATGTAAGATGTATAATGGTATGATGCATAGAGGTATATCGTATAATGGCAAAACATATACTGGCACTAGtatattgtatgatgtatgatgacataatatatagtggtatatgtctaatatatagtggcgtattatataatgctatatttttaatatggttTAGTGTTTAATGGtacgtaataaatatataattatgcaatatCAGGGCCAGActcgaagcatatatatatatatatatatatatatatatatatatatatatatatatatatatatatatatatataaacacgtatacatctatgtacatacacatacacatacacacacacacacacacacacacacacacacacacacacacacacacacacacacacacacacacacacacacacacacacacacacacacacacatatatatatatatatatatatatatatatatatatatatatatatatatacatacacacagatttcattatccttttcaaaCATCTTATCCCTGatttatactcttttttttcttaaacataaaTTCTGTAAGACATATTTGGGATATCTCTCCACAGCTGGCGACTTCGCACGGAACCTGAAAgtttatcaaaacaaaaacatctcACAAACAGATAAGTGTAACACGTGCCTCCTTGTATCCCTCCCTTGTGTCGAAAAGCCACGCCAATTCTGGTCCTACGAGGTTCTGTTGGCTTGACACGTTCTTGGGGTTATGGTTgtttaaaagggagagggatgcaTGGTGAGAGGatgataggaggggagggaagggaagagagaggaagggaggggaagagggaggaagggagggagagagagagagagagagagagagagagagagagagagagagagagagagagagagagagagagagagagagagagagagagagagagagagagagagagagagagagagagagagagagagaccgttgaATGGACCAGACGCCCCTATTTGAACTGTCAACAAGGCAACGCTTAACATCAAAAGGGCCCAATATTCTCACACAGAGCCCAGCGCCATGGTAAATCCCTCTATTCACAGAACAACACACAGTTCGCATACTGAGCATTACCCTCAGTTACGACGCAAAATGCATCCGTATCATTTTATCCTTATGGCTTGAGAGGAGACAATCACCTGAAAACCTAAAACGAGAGATTCAGTCCGGGTAACAAAAATCACGTGcgaataaagatagtgatattgTCAGTTGTGTAAGATGGAAGTTCGCACTTTGTCGTTATCATATGGATGTTACATATGATGGCATATGGATCTtacaaaaacgaacacacacacacacacacacacacacacacacacacacacacacacacacacacacacacacacacacacacacacatatcaaaaatcaataacggtatgctcatgcttgagcagccgtggacctctccaccatccttcgccatatatattatatacatatatatacatatatatatacatatatatatatatatatacatatatatatacatatatatatatatatatacatatatatatacatatatatatatatatatatatatatatatatatatatatatatatatatatatatatatattttttttttttttttttttttttttttttttttttttttttttcttaacagtcatttatttcactgcaggaaatcggcctctctcaattcattatttgagaggatatttggcagtctcaccctgcctgattggatgccttcctaatcaaccgcggttcggtgcttaacacctatgccacggcggcgacttcccctacgacacctgcgtttgactcctcaaggcgatatgtcgttttctcgccgtgagatcgggctcgaacgagcAGTCAGAGCCCAGGCACTTTTAGGACtaccgtaaatatatatatatatatatatataatatatatatatatatatatatatatatatatatatatatatatatatgtgtgtgtgtgtgtgtatatatatatatatgtgtatatatatatatatatatatatatatatatatatatatatacatacatatatatatatatatatatatatatatattatatatatatatataatataatatatatctatacatatatatatatatatatatattatatatatatataatatatatatataatatatatattatatatatatataaatatatatacataatattattattatatatatatatatatatatatatataaatatatatatatataatataatatatatagtatatatacttttttttaacgataggttcatgtttgagccgtcgtggtcacagcatgatacttaattgtagttttcatattgtgatgctcttggagtgagtacgtggtagggtccccagttcctttccacggagagtgccggtgttaccttttaggtaatcattctctctatttatccgggtttgggaccaacactgacttgggctggcttgcccac
It includes:
- the LOC119580837 gene encoding trypsin-1-like; this translates as MKLSTSGKGTLTLLMLCLLTALTEGNLGQPDSNKPQRLSLPCITPKMDCDPHQASKFFDDDDKIIGGKVTEPGTTPWLVSLKDSHYADPVHFCGGTVISHAWVLTSASCVAGYSYPYTYLQVVAGEYDLDEAEGWEQVKKVTRIEVHPEYDLFTQNNDVALLRVFPWFLYNERVAPLPLPPKHLQGHPHFVFTHDNEMGLIAGWGRTAEVSEISHLVLMAYAPILSTEDCVGAYGEAITASMMCAGNLTHGGLDPCQGDWGGGLKTREGYLLGVSSWGTGCGRPGLPAVYTNVQTVRDWICSEVNCITCEFNDDAKRICDDSL